A part of Lacinutrix sp. 5H-3-7-4 genomic DNA contains:
- the rsfS gene encoding ribosome silencing factor gives MVKNQVNADALITTIISGIEDVKGKDINILDLRDIENTVCDYFIICEGTSNTQVNAIVSAVQKKVSKELKDKPWHIEGEDNAEWVLMDYVNVVVHVFQKHIREYYDIESLWGDAKTTVIESKF, from the coding sequence ATGGTTAAAAATCAAGTTAATGCTGATGCGCTTATAACTACAATTATTAGTGGCATAGAAGATGTAAAAGGAAAAGATATAAATATTCTCGATTTAAGAGATATAGAAAACACAGTTTGCGATTACTTTATAATATGTGAAGGTACATCTAACACTCAAGTTAATGCAATTGTAAGTGCTGTACAAAAAAAAGTAAGTAAAGAACTTAAAGACAAACCTTGGCATATTGAAGGTGAAGACAATGCAGAATGGGTTTTAATGGATTATGTAAATGTCGTAGTACATGTTTTTCAAAAACATATACGCGAATACTATGATATAGAAAGTCTTTGGGGAGACGCAAAAACAACAGTAATAGAATCAAAATTTTAA
- a CDS encoding phosphatidate cytidylyltransferase has protein sequence MKETLTRSLSGLLYITLLVGSLFFQHALIILFFVFGIICLAEFKKLIQLKSILPYVIFTILYFVFGYWRLFMNSSVGLDEATQILQVVTIFVHLLLIKDLFSEKVIPLFESKRYILTTFYISSAFIFLILISNYKNEFTPKLLLGSFIIVWVNDTFAYLVGKNFGKQKLFPRISPKKTVEGFLGGLLFSCIASYFIFTFTNTLTFNNWLVLSVIISVIGTLGDLIESKFKRQAGVKDSGVIMPGHGGLLDRFDSIIFTAPFIYLFLRILQYVS, from the coding sequence ATGAAAGAAACTCTCACTAGATCACTTTCTGGTTTACTTTATATAACCCTTTTAGTTGGCTCACTATTTTTTCAGCACGCATTAATAATATTATTCTTTGTATTTGGTATTATTTGTCTAGCAGAATTTAAAAAGTTAATACAACTTAAAAGTATTTTACCATACGTAATCTTTACTATTCTATACTTTGTATTTGGATATTGGAGACTGTTTATGAACTCTTCTGTTGGACTTGACGAAGCAACGCAAATTTTACAAGTAGTTACTATATTTGTTCATTTACTTTTAATAAAAGATTTATTTTCAGAAAAAGTAATTCCTTTATTCGAATCTAAACGCTACATCCTTACAACATTTTACATCTCTAGTGCATTTATTTTTTTAATATTAATTTCTAATTACAAAAATGAATTCACTCCTAAGTTATTATTAGGTTCTTTTATTATTGTATGGGTAAACGATACATTTGCATATTTGGTAGGAAAAAACTTTGGTAAGCAAAAATTATTTCCAAGAATCTCTCCTAAAAAAACAGTTGAAGGTTTTCTTGGCGGGCTATTATTCTCTTGTATAGCGAGTTACTTTATATTTACTTTTACAAATACACTTACATTTAATAATTGGTTAGTACTTAGTGTTATAATTAGTGTAATTGGTACTCTTGGAGACTTAATAGAATCTAAGTTTAAAAGACAAGCAGGTGTAAAAGATAGTGGTGTAATTATGCCAGGTCACGGTGGTTTGTTAGACCGCTTTGATAGTATTATTTTTACAGCACCTTTTATTTATTTATTTTTAAGAATTTTACAATATGTTTCATAA
- a CDS encoding NUDIX hydrolase, translating to MYCIFVGDKPIILTTNIEKETNFKNFLLKDVSIDAVLDTLSKKKIESVRLIHHNPNTILKKFLSKLPNVIAGGGKVYNKNNEVLFIFRNNKWDLPKGKAEKKETIEETAIREVEEETGVSGLKIEKPLQTTYHIFKRNGKLKIKITYWFKMKTNFEGELFPQENEGITKVAWLKEKEIEEAIENSYANIKLLV from the coding sequence ATGTATTGTATTTTTGTTGGCGATAAGCCTATAATTTTAACCACGAATATTGAGAAAGAAACTAATTTTAAAAATTTCTTACTTAAAGATGTGTCTATAGATGCTGTATTAGATACACTATCTAAAAAGAAAATAGAATCTGTTAGACTAATACACCATAATCCAAATACTATTTTAAAAAAGTTTTTATCTAAACTTCCTAATGTTATTGCAGGAGGCGGAAAAGTTTACAATAAAAATAATGAAGTACTATTTATATTTAGAAACAATAAATGGGATTTACCAAAAGGTAAAGCAGAAAAAAAAGAAACTATAGAGGAAACTGCAATTAGAGAAGTAGAGGAAGAGACTGGAGTTTCTGGGCTTAAAATTGAAAAACCTTTACAAACTACTTATCATATATTTAAGCGTAACGGAAAGCTTAAAATTAAAATTACTTATTGGTTTAAAATGAAAACCAACTTTGAAGGCGAACTTTTTCCTCAAGAAAATGAAGGCATAACTAAAGTAGCATGGTTAAAGGAAAAAGAGATTGAAGAAGCTATTGAAAACTCTTATGCCAATATTAAACTTTTAGTTTAA
- the ftsH gene encoding ATP-dependent zinc metalloprotease FtsH: MAENKKKDAPKKPKFNMYWLYGAIIAAIIAAQIFGSSDTTDANEINTKEFFTYLENGDIKSFDVVSNTRKVKVFLTKEAEETAAHKNSVQKSISFLSSRAPNYYYQFGDETIFENDFKKTIEDNNLTVDYDFDTESSDWTDFLISLLPFVLLIGVWIFIMRRMSGGAGGGAGGQIFNIGKSKAKLFDEKTDVKTTFKDVAGLEGAKEEVQEIVDFLKNPEKYTSLGGKIPKGALLVGQPGTGKTLLAKAVAGEAKVPFFSLSGSDFVEMFVGVGASRVRDLFKQAKEKSPSIIFIDEIDAIGRARGKNAMSGSNDERENTLNQLLTEMDGFGTNTNVIVLAATNRADILDKALMRAGRFDRQIFVDLPDVRERKEIFEVHLRPLKKAEGLDIEFLSKQTPGFSGADIANVCNEAALIAARNGKKAVDKQDFLDAVDRIVGGLEKKNKIITPEEKRAVAFHEAGHATVSWMLEHAAPLVKVTIVPRGQSLGAAWYLPEERLIVRPEQMLDEMCAALGGRAAEKVIFNKISTGALSDLEKVTKQARAMVTVYGLSDKLGNLTYYDSSGQNEHGFSKPYSEQTAELIDQEISAIIEKQYDRAVKLLEENKDKLTELAEVLLEKEVIFKDNLEKIFGKRAFKKDHVISTEEE, encoded by the coding sequence ATGGCAGAAAATAAAAAAAAGGACGCACCTAAAAAACCAAAATTCAATATGTATTGGTTATACGGTGCTATTATAGCAGCAATTATTGCGGCTCAAATATTTGGAAGCAGCGACACTACAGACGCTAATGAGATTAACACAAAAGAATTTTTTACCTATTTAGAAAATGGTGATATAAAAAGTTTTGATGTTGTTAGCAATACTAGAAAAGTAAAAGTTTTTTTAACAAAAGAAGCCGAAGAAACTGCTGCTCATAAAAACTCAGTACAAAAATCTATATCTTTTTTAAGTTCTAGAGCTCCAAACTATTATTACCAATTTGGTGACGAAACAATTTTTGAAAACGATTTCAAAAAAACTATAGAAGACAATAATCTTACTGTTGATTACGATTTCGATACAGAAAGTAGCGATTGGACAGATTTTTTAATTAGTCTTTTACCATTTGTACTTTTAATAGGTGTTTGGATTTTTATCATGAGACGTATGTCTGGTGGAGCTGGTGGAGGCGCTGGTGGTCAAATTTTTAATATTGGAAAATCTAAAGCCAAATTATTTGACGAAAAAACAGATGTAAAAACAACTTTTAAGGATGTTGCTGGTTTAGAAGGAGCGAAAGAAGAAGTACAAGAAATTGTAGATTTCCTTAAAAACCCAGAAAAATACACATCGCTTGGAGGTAAAATACCAAAAGGAGCATTATTAGTTGGACAACCAGGAACTGGAAAAACATTATTAGCAAAAGCAGTTGCAGGAGAAGCAAAAGTACCTTTCTTCTCACTATCTGGATCAGATTTTGTAGAAATGTTTGTAGGTGTTGGAGCTTCACGTGTAAGAGATTTATTTAAACAAGCTAAAGAAAAATCACCTTCTATTATATTTATAGATGAAATTGATGCCATTGGTCGTGCAAGAGGAAAAAACGCCATGTCTGGAAGTAATGACGAACGTGAAAACACCTTAAACCAACTTTTAACAGAAATGGATGGCTTTGGTACAAATACAAATGTAATTGTATTAGCAGCAACCAATAGAGCAGATATTTTAGATAAAGCATTAATGCGTGCTGGACGTTTTGATAGACAAATTTTTGTAGACTTACCAGACGTTAGAGAACGTAAAGAAATTTTTGAAGTACACCTAAGACCTTTAAAAAAGGCCGAAGGTTTAGATATCGAATTTTTATCTAAACAAACACCAGGTTTCTCTGGTGCAGATATTGCTAACGTATGTAACGAAGCAGCTTTAATTGCAGCAAGAAACGGAAAAAAAGCTGTTGATAAACAAGACTTTTTAGATGCGGTAGATAGAATTGTTGGTGGTTTAGAAAAGAAAAACAAAATAATAACTCCAGAAGAAAAACGTGCCGTTGCTTTTCATGAAGCTGGTCACGCAACCGTAAGCTGGATGTTAGAACACGCAGCACCATTAGTTAAAGTTACAATTGTACCTCGTGGGCAATCGTTAGGTGCAGCTTGGTACTTACCAGAAGAAAGATTAATAGTAAGACCAGAACAAATGCTTGACGAAATGTGTGCAGCACTTGGAGGTCGAGCTGCAGAAAAGGTGATTTTTAATAAAATCTCTACTGGAGCTTTAAGTGATTTAGAAAAAGTAACAAAACAAGCCAGAGCAATGGTAACTGTTTATGGACTTAGCGACAAGCTAGGAAATTTAACTTATTACGATTCGTCAGGACAAAATGAGCATGGCTTCTCAAAACCTTACAGTGAGCAAACAGCAGAACTTATAGATCAAGAAATCTCTGCAATAATAGAAAAACAGTACGATAGAGCTGTAAAATTACTGGAAGAGAATAAAGATAAATTAACAGAACTGGCAGAAGTTTTACTTGAAAAAGAAGTAATATTTAAAGACAATTTAGAAAAAATATTTGGAAAAAGAGCCTTTAAAAAAGATCATGTAATCTCTACTGAAGAAGAGTAA
- a CDS encoding LUD domain-containing protein, translating into MSIFRNIFRSKSSKEKEEIKNDERGKYMPQVKLPIDESFTINFKSNGGKFLYCENFDEILENLNAIVKENGWSNEAAYFYDKNLESRLKENALLTSNNLSESTFFITTCENLIADDGSLLISSNQIAEKKLAEFPHNFIVFATTSQIVTNIGEGLRQIKTKNKQKLPTNITTIKHFKTVEEKDFLTYGSASKNLYLLLLEDL; encoded by the coding sequence ATGAGTATATTTAGAAACATTTTTCGTTCTAAATCTAGTAAAGAGAAAGAAGAAATTAAAAATGACGAAAGAGGTAAATACATGCCTCAAGTTAAGCTACCAATAGATGAAAGTTTTACTATAAACTTTAAATCTAATGGAGGCAAATTCTTGTATTGCGAAAATTTTGACGAAATATTAGAAAATTTAAATGCTATTGTTAAAGAAAATGGCTGGTCAAATGAAGCTGCATATTTTTACGATAAAAATTTAGAGAGCCGCTTAAAGGAAAATGCGCTATTAACATCTAATAATCTTAGTGAATCTACTTTTTTTATTACAACTTGCGAAAACCTTATAGCTGATGATGGATCGCTGTTGATATCGTCAAATCAAATAGCCGAAAAAAAATTAGCCGAATTCCCACATAATTTTATTGTTTTTGCAACAACTAGTCAAATAGTTACAAATATAGGCGAAGGTTTACGCCAAATTAAAACTAAAAACAAGCAAAAACTTCCAACTAACATAACAACAATCAAGCATTTTAAAACAGTTGAGGAAAAAGATTTTTTAACCTATGGTAGTGCTTCAAAAAACCTATATTTGCTGCTTTTAGAAGATTTATAA
- a CDS encoding biotin--[acetyl-CoA-carboxylase] ligase, which yields MRIIKLDAIDSTNTFLKQISSADVIEDFTVVVAKEQTKGKGQMGNVWSTTRGENLTFSVFKDVSFLNFEQNFFLSLITALALRQTLQGFNVPKLTVKWPNDILSADKKIAGILIENVIKNNKLVSSVIGVGLNVNQTTFINLPRASSMKLLVGANFDLDEVLQKFLCQLKLYFKKLKNGETKALMKEYNSNLFRKNKPSTFKNIEGSTFSGFIQGISNKGNLLVLLEDNIIKEFALNEITLMY from the coding sequence ATGCGTATAATCAAACTTGATGCCATCGATTCTACAAATACTTTTCTAAAACAAATTAGTAGTGCAGATGTTATTGAAGATTTTACAGTTGTTGTTGCCAAAGAGCAAACAAAAGGTAAAGGCCAAATGGGTAATGTTTGGAGTACAACACGTGGTGAAAACCTTACGTTTAGCGTGTTTAAAGATGTTTCTTTTTTAAATTTTGAACAAAACTTTTTTTTAAGCCTAATTACTGCATTGGCTTTAAGGCAAACTTTGCAAGGTTTTAATGTGCCTAAATTAACAGTAAAATGGCCTAACGACATTTTGTCAGCAGACAAAAAAATAGCTGGAATTTTAATAGAGAATGTCATAAAAAACAATAAACTGGTATCTTCTGTAATTGGTGTTGGTTTAAACGTAAACCAAACAACATTTATAAACTTGCCTAGAGCAAGTTCTATGAAATTATTAGTAGGTGCTAATTTTGATTTAGATGAAGTGCTTCAGAAGTTTTTATGCCAATTAAAATTGTATTTTAAAAAACTTAAAAATGGTGAGACTAAGGCATTAATGAAAGAGTATAATTCTAATTTATTTAGAAAAAATAAACCTTCAACATTTAAAAATATTGAAGGTTCTACATTTTCTGGTTTTATACAAGGCATTTCTAATAAGGGAAACCTTCTCGTATTATTAGAAGATAATATTATTAAAGAGTTTGCTTTAAACGAAATTACTTTAATGTATTAA
- the pafA gene encoding alkaline phosphatase PafA — translation MRFLLALLVVLSFTSCKAQDKVLIDDNKPNNISINTQPKLVVGIVVDQMRYDYITRFYAKYGEGGFKRLINDGFNCKNNHYNYVPTYTGPGHASVYTGTTPKYHGIIANNWYNKFTKETVYCAGDKSVTAVGSDTNRERMSPHRMKTTTFADENRLFTQMKGKTIGISIKDRGAILPAGHSANAAYWFRGKTEGNFITSTYYMSNLPKWVKDFNTSNTAESYIKVWNTLYDISTYTESGTDLNAFEAGFKGKETAVFPYDLAALKDNNAGFDIIKATPYGNSIVTDFAIAAIDGEQLGQDFITDVLAVSFSSTDYIGHNFGVNSKEIQDTYLRLDKDLERLFKALDTKVGAGEYTVFLTSDHGAVEVPAYLKSNKIPSGYFDRKGFRKKLDSFMFKTFKASNLIENISNSQIFLNKENLASSNIKIEEVQKALVKELINYKDIDKVYASSTFQEADFTKGVEMLLQNGYNQKRSGDIILVNDPAVISYPKTGSTHGSSLNYDTHVPLLFYGKGVKKGSTYLRTEITDIAPTISALLGISFPNGATGGVLDFVID, via the coding sequence ATGAGATTTCTTTTAGCGTTATTAGTAGTACTGTCATTTACAAGCTGTAAAGCACAAGATAAAGTGTTAATAGATGATAATAAGCCTAATAATATTTCAATAAACACACAGCCAAAACTAGTAGTAGGTATAGTTGTAGATCAAATGAGATACGATTATATAACACGTTTTTATGCAAAATATGGTGAAGGTGGATTTAAGCGTTTAATTAATGATGGGTTTAACTGTAAAAACAATCACTATAATTATGTGCCAACTTATACAGGTCCTGGTCATGCATCAGTTTACACAGGAACAACACCAAAATATCATGGTATTATAGCAAATAATTGGTATAATAAATTTACAAAAGAAACTGTGTATTGTGCAGGAGATAAAAGTGTTACTGCTGTAGGAAGTGATACAAATAGAGAGCGTATGTCTCCTCATAGAATGAAAACTACAACATTTGCAGACGAAAATAGATTATTTACACAAATGAAAGGAAAAACCATTGGTATTTCTATTAAAGATCGTGGTGCAATATTACCAGCAGGACATTCTGCTAATGCGGCTTATTGGTTTAGAGGAAAAACTGAAGGTAATTTTATTACAAGCACATATTATATGTCTAATTTACCAAAATGGGTAAAAGATTTTAACACATCTAATACGGCAGAAAGTTATATTAAAGTATGGAATACATTATATGATATATCTACATATACCGAAAGTGGTACAGATTTAAATGCGTTTGAAGCAGGTTTTAAAGGTAAAGAAACAGCTGTTTTTCCTTATGATTTAGCAGCACTAAAAGATAATAATGCTGGTTTCGATATAATTAAAGCAACACCATATGGTAATAGTATTGTAACAGATTTTGCTATTGCAGCAATAGATGGAGAGCAATTAGGGCAAGATTTTATTACAGATGTATTAGCGGTAAGTTTTTCTAGTACAGATTATATAGGTCACAATTTTGGTGTAAACTCAAAAGAGATTCAAGATACTTATCTTAGACTTGATAAAGATTTAGAACGTTTATTTAAAGCTTTAGATACTAAAGTTGGAGCAGGAGAATATACTGTGTTTTTAACTAGTGATCATGGTGCAGTAGAAGTGCCTGCTTATTTAAAAAGTAACAAAATACCATCTGGGTATTTTGATAGAAAAGGCTTTAGAAAAAAACTAGATAGTTTTATGTTTAAAACTTTTAAAGCATCTAACTTAATAGAAAACATTAGTAATAGTCAAATATTTTTAAATAAGGAAAACTTAGCCAGTTCAAATATTAAAATAGAAGAAGTTCAAAAAGCACTAGTTAAAGAGCTTATTAATTATAAAGATATAGATAAGGTTTATGCATCTTCAACTTTTCAAGAAGCAGATTTTACTAAAGGAGTAGAAATGTTATTGCAAAATGGTTATAACCAAAAGCGTTCTGGTGATATTATTTTAGTAAATGATCCAGCAGTAATAAGTTACCCAAAAACAGGATCTACTCATGGTTCAAGTTTAAATTATGATACACATGTACCTTTATTGTTTTATGGAAAAGGTGTAAAAAAAGGAAGTACTTATTTAAGAACAGAAATTACAGATATTGCGCCAACAATTTCGGCATTATTAGGAATTAGTTTTCCTAATGGAGCAACTGGAGGCGTATTAGATTTTGTAATTGATTAA
- a CDS encoding acyl-CoA-binding protein has translation MDSKEIDIAFNEAVNRINDHTEPFPADFLLRLYAYYKKATNNYERPSSRTPIINAFKTNALFQIQGITEDEAKQTYIDLVNNYFLYRK, from the coding sequence ATGGACTCTAAAGAAATCGACATAGCTTTTAATGAAGCAGTAAACCGTATAAACGATCATACAGAACCTTTTCCTGCAGATTTTTTACTACGGCTATATGCTTATTATAAAAAAGCTACCAATAACTACGAACGTCCTAGTAGTCGTACACCAATAATTAATGCTTTTAAAACAAATGCTTTATTTCAAATACAAGGTATTACGGAAGATGAAGCAAAACAAACTTATATAGATCTAGTAAATAATTATTTTTTATATAGAAAATAG
- the pyrE gene encoding orotate phosphoribosyltransferase — protein sequence MIFDKHIARQAAKVLLQINAIKLQPNNPFTWASGWQSPIYCDNRIILSFPPIRNYIREEMGKFIEAHYGKPDAIAGVATGAIGIGMLVAEYLGLPFIYVRPEAKGHGRQNQIEGFIESGQNVVVVEDLISTGKSSLNAVRALKEANVNVKGMIAIFTYGFDVSKENFKAENIELQTLSNYENLLDEAVATNYITEEQLKTLSQWNANPSEWNAF from the coding sequence ATGATTTTTGATAAACACATCGCAAGACAAGCCGCAAAGGTTTTATTGCAAATAAACGCTATTAAATTACAACCTAACAATCCATTTACATGGGCATCTGGTTGGCAATCTCCAATTTATTGTGACAACCGCATAATTTTGTCCTTTCCTCCGATAAGAAATTATATTAGAGAAGAAATGGGTAAATTTATAGAAGCTCATTATGGTAAACCAGATGCTATTGCTGGTGTTGCAACAGGAGCAATAGGAATAGGTATGTTAGTAGCAGAATATTTGGGCTTACCATTTATTTATGTAAGACCAGAGGCTAAAGGTCATGGCAGGCAAAACCAAATTGAAGGTTTTATTGAAAGTGGGCAAAATGTAGTTGTGGTTGAAGATTTAATTAGCACAGGCAAAAGCAGCTTAAATGCTGTACGCGCCTTAAAAGAAGCCAATGTAAATGTAAAAGGCATGATAGCCATATTTACTTACGGTTTTGATGTTTCAAAAGAAAATTTTAAAGCAGAAAACATAGAATTACAAACATTAAGTAATTACGAAAATCTTTTAGATGAAGCTGTTGCAACTAACTATATTACAGAAGAGCAACTAAAAACATTATCACAATGGAATGCTAACCCAAGCGAATGGAACGCTTTTTGA
- a CDS encoding T9SS type A sorting domain-containing protein: protein MRRILLNPTWKATISAGLFLMFAFLFSTSAMAYTHCGNISGFKFSNGSSSTTITNNGTYTIGDLPNNFFVDVRVSGYSQSARIRVKNLNTGQYITIQENYLPYTFPGGNGAWNYGPGTYEVKAKLYKYNGCKSYSCDTETIRFTLTNTPTCGQIDGLAFSNGTNTVNISNGGSYDISTLPYNFYVDVLVSGMTESAYNKIINLDTGAVYTNGENVLPYTYPSGNTAWTLGTGTFQFYSEVYKYNNCSGTKCDHICITFTIYEDTCGDITEFQFTNGSDPATTIVDGGVYNLNDLPNNFYIDGIVNGDSDSLRFEVTNTTTGQTYSTIENYLPYTFPAGNGAWFLGEGTYQVKGSLFTGNYCNGSLCDQDVVTFTLVDAVNEVCEANAGTTNTDGSIFLLSPFFNPTVQVTPGPNAVLPEGYNYCTVISTGPNKTIVSWDTGLSAELTQPGIYGVHLLVYKPSLLDLNTVTVGITTASDILNTITNNNVCASLDDVGAQISVITGGVNERAASQDVKQPLKLNTEKETVEVVAKTEEIFEDKNVDIKLYPNPVVNQLNVELLLLDAEVMHYQVYDLNGRQVIKGMFDNSTFGKTQVNTNALSAGLYIVKFQSNFRSFSKKIQVSK, encoded by the coding sequence ATGAGAAGAATTTTACTTAATCCAACTTGGAAAGCAACAATTTCAGCAGGTCTGTTTTTAATGTTTGCTTTTCTTTTTTCAACGTCTGCTATGGCTTACACACATTGTGGTAACATTTCAGGCTTTAAATTTTCTAATGGAAGTTCCTCGACTACCATTACAAACAACGGTACTTATACTATAGGAGATTTACCAAACAACTTTTTTGTTGATGTTAGAGTTAGCGGTTATTCTCAAAGTGCCAGAATTAGAGTTAAAAACCTTAATACAGGACAATACATAACTATACAGGAAAACTATTTACCATATACTTTTCCAGGTGGAAATGGAGCATGGAATTATGGTCCTGGAACTTATGAGGTTAAAGCAAAATTATATAAATATAATGGTTGCAAAAGTTATTCTTGTGATACAGAAACTATTCGTTTTACTTTAACAAATACTCCAACCTGTGGGCAAATTGATGGTTTAGCATTTTCTAACGGAACAAACACTGTAAACATATCTAACGGTGGAAGTTATGATATTTCTACTTTGCCTTATAATTTTTATGTAGATGTTTTAGTATCTGGAATGACCGAAAGTGCATACAATAAAATTATAAATTTAGATACCGGTGCTGTTTATACTAATGGAGAAAATGTTTTACCATATACATATCCAAGCGGTAATACGGCTTGGACTTTAGGTACAGGAACATTTCAGTTTTATTCTGAAGTTTATAAATACAATAATTGCTCAGGTACAAAATGTGATCATATATGCATAACATTTACTATTTATGAAGATACTTGCGGCGATATTACAGAATTTCAATTTACAAATGGCTCAGATCCTGCAACTACAATTGTAGATGGTGGTGTTTATAATTTAAACGATTTACCTAACAATTTTTATATAGATGGAATTGTAAACGGAGACTCAGATAGCTTAAGATTTGAAGTGACTAACACCACTACAGGACAAACTTATAGTACAATAGAAAACTATTTACCTTATACTTTTCCAGCAGGAAACGGCGCTTGGTTTTTAGGAGAAGGAACTTACCAAGTTAAAGGTTCGTTATTTACAGGAAACTATTGTAATGGCTCATTATGCGACCAAGATGTAGTAACCTTTACATTAGTAGATGCTGTAAATGAAGTTTGTGAGGCAAATGCAGGAACAACAAATACAGATGGTTCTATATTTTTACTTTCGCCATTTTTTAACCCAACAGTACAAGTAACACCAGGACCAAATGCTGTATTACCAGAAGGTTACAATTACTGTACGGTAATATCTACAGGTCCTAATAAAACTATTGTGTCTTGGGATACAGGATTATCTGCAGAGCTAACTCAACCAGGAATTTATGGTGTACACTTATTAGTTTACAAACCTTCTTTATTAGATTTAAATACAGTTACAGTTGGAATAACTACTGCATCAGATATTTTAAATACAATAACTAACAATAATGTATGTGCTTCTTTAGATGATGTTGGAGCTCAAATATCTGTTATTACTGGTGGCGTTAACGAAAGAGCAGCAAGCCAAGATGTTAAACAACCTTTAAAATTGAATACAGAAAAAGAAACAGTTGAAGTTGTTGCTAAAACAGAAGAGATTTTTGAAGATAAGAATGTTGATATTAAATTATACCCTAATCCAGTTGTAAATCAATTAAATGTAGAATTACTTTTATTAGATGCAGAGGTAATGCATTACCAAGTGTATGATTTAAACGGAAGACAAGTTATTAAAGGTATGTTTGATAATTCTACTTTTGGAAAAACACAAGTAAATACAAACGCATTATCTGCTGGACTTTACATTGTTAAATTCCAATCTAACTTTAGAAGCTTTAGTAAAAAGATTCAGGTTAGTAAATAA
- a CDS encoding phosphatidylserine decarboxylase family protein — translation MFHKEGHKIIVITFIIVIGLYLVVDSFINIPWLQYLLFATLAVFLYLILQFFRNPKRNLFSGNHAVVSPVDGKVVVIEEVFEPEYFKEKRLQVSVFMSPLNVHVTRYPIAGKIEYSKYHPGKYLVAWHPKASEENERTTVVVNSESYGKVLYRQIAGALAKRIVNYAVEGQNVTQGSDSGFIKFGSRVDLYLPLDTNIKVELNQKVRGGESIIAEM, via the coding sequence ATGTTTCATAAAGAAGGACACAAAATAATTGTTATTACATTTATAATTGTAATAGGTTTATATCTAGTTGTAGATAGTTTTATAAACATACCTTGGCTACAGTATTTATTATTCGCTACTCTAGCTGTATTTTTATATTTAATACTTCAGTTTTTCAGAAATCCAAAACGTAACTTATTTAGTGGTAACCATGCCGTTGTTTCTCCTGTAGATGGTAAAGTAGTAGTTATAGAAGAAGTTTTTGAACCTGAATATTTTAAAGAAAAACGCTTACAAGTAAGTGTATTTATGTCTCCTCTAAATGTTCACGTTACAAGATATCCTATAGCAGGTAAAATAGAATATAGTAAATACCATCCTGGAAAGTACCTTGTAGCTTGGCACCCTAAAGCTAGTGAAGAAAACGAACGTACTACAGTTGTAGTTAATAGTGAAAGCTATGGCAAAGTTTTATATAGACAAATTGCTGGTGCTCTTGCTAAGCGTATTGTAAACTATGCTGTAGAAGGACAAAATGTTACCCAAGGAAGCGATTCTGGATTTATAAAATTTGGCTCTAGAGTAGATTTATATTTACCTTTAGATACTAATATTAAAGTTGAATTAAACCAAAAAGTACGTGGTGGCGAAAGTATAATTGCTGAAATGTAA